A portion of the Colius striatus isolate bColStr4 chromosome 1, bColStr4.1.hap1, whole genome shotgun sequence genome contains these proteins:
- the CCDC134 gene encoding coiled-coil domain-containing protein 134, translated as MDFLFICPFLLALLLSWGSFAELEKQRVDSGLEIYKKLFEVKRKDQMNALKNLIELNDVNQQYKIIDIMLKGLFKVLEDSRAVLIAADVPPDGPFPQDEKIKDAYSHVVENTAFFGDVVLRFPKIVHHYFDRNSNWNSLIRWGIGFCNLTGVFEQGPHSQVLGLMAQELGISEKSPDYRNPFKTDHSEFFPSADTFQKALREEEKRRKKEEKRKEIRKGPRISRSQSEL; from the exons ATGGATTTTCTCTTCATCTGCCCCTTTCTGCTGGcgctgctgctgtcctggggcAGCTTTGCGGAGCTGGAAAAGCAGAGGGTGGACTCTGGCTTGGAAATCT ATAAGAAGCTGTTTGAGGTGAAGCGCAAGGACCAGATGAATGCACTGAAGAACCTGATAGAGCTCAATGACGTCAACCAGCAGTACAAAATTATTGACATCATGCTCAAGGGACTCTTCAAA GTGCTGGAGGACTCCCGGGCTGTGCTCATCGCTGCCGACGTGCCTCCCGATGGGCCTTTCCCTCAAGACGAGAAGATAAAGGATG CGTACTCCCACGTGGTGGAGAACACTGCCTTCTTCGGGGATGTCGTCCTGCGCTTCCCCAAGATTGTGCACCACTACTTCGACCGTAACTCCAACTGGAACAGCCTCATCCGCTGGGGCATCGGCTTCTGCAACCTGACGGGCGTCTTTGAGCAGGGACCCCACTCCCAGGTCCTGGGACTG ATGGCTCAGGAGCTGGGAATCAGCGAGAAGTCACCCGATTACCGCAATCCCTTTAAAACGGACCACTCCGAG TTCTTCCCCAGTGCCGACACCTTCCAGAAGGCGCTGCGGGAGGAGGAGAAGcggaggaagaaggaggagaagcgGAAGGAGATCCGCAAGGGCCCGCGCATCTCCCGCTCGCAGTCGGAGCTGTAG
- the SREBF2 gene encoding sterol regulatory element-binding protein 2, whose translation MEGGELGAENMETLTELGDELTLGDIDEMLQFVSNQAGDFPDLFSDHLCSTFQGSGSGGSSGGSLEPPAQRPYSQVQLQPFPPAPASPQLQSLPAKAPQAATPAPPRSAPLLQPRPPLQPQLQQQAVMITPTFSSAPQTRIIQQPVIYQNAATSFQVLQPQVQSLVTSSQVQPVTIQQQVQTVQAQRVLTQAANGTIQTLTPATVQTVAAPQVQQVPVLVQPQIIKTDSLVLTTLKADGNPVMAAVQNPALTALTAPIQTTALQTLVGSNGTILTTMPVMVGQEKVPIKQVPGGVKQPEAPKEGERRTTHNIIEKRYRSSINDKIIELKDLVMGTDAKMHKSGVLRKAIDYIKYLQQANHKLRQENMVLKLANQKNKLLKGIDLSSLVDNDVDLKIDDFNQNVLLMSPPASDSGSQAGFSPYSIDSEPGSPLLDDAKVKDEPDSPPVALGMVDRSRILLCALTFLCLSFNPLTSLLDARGTPESDSLVRHGSGRNVLTIESDAGGWFGWMMPTLILWLVNGVIVLSVFIKLLVHGEPVTRLHSRSSVTFWRHRKQADLDLARGDFAAAASNLQTCLSVLGRALPASRLDLACSLSWNVIRYSLQKLALVRWLLKRTSHQWRAREATAGSEDEAKTSARDAALAYHKLHQLHITGKLPSSSAYSGLHMALCAVNLAECAEEKIPPSTMAEIHLTAAVGLKTRCGGKLGFLASYFLSQAQSLCSSERSAIPDSLRWLCHPLGQKFFVERSWTVKSAAKESLYCTQRNPADPIAQVHQAFCENLLERAVDSLVKPQTSREAAGQEEEEPCEFSSAMEYLKLLNSFLDSMGSGAPPFASNSVLKSALGPDVVCRWWSAAVAMAISWLRGDDAAVRSHFAEVERMPKSLEMSENALVKATFYVCKAMQTSLSGKADGQQSSLGHCERASSHLWNSLNMSSGISSTVLSNMIQLLACDLLLSLRTSLWQKQANASQTLGETYHASAPELTGFQRDLGSLRKLAHGFRPAYRKVFLHEATVRLMAGASPTRTHQLLEHSLRRRTPQSSKQGELDTLPGQRERATAILLACRHLPLSFLSSPGQRAVLLAEAARTLEKVGDKRSCNDCQQMIVKLSGGTALAAS comes from the exons ATGGAGGGCGGCGAGCTGGGCGCGGAGAACATGGAGACCCTGACCGAGCTGGGAGACGAGCTCACCCTGGGGGACATCGACG AGATGCTGCAGTTCGTCAGTAACCAGGCGGGAGACTTTCCAGACCTGTTTTCGGATCACTTGTGCAGCACCTTCCAGGGCAGTGGCAGCGGCGGGAGCAGCGGTGGGAGCCTGGAGCCGCCGGCGCAGCGGCCGTACAGCCaagtgcagctgcagcccttcccgccggcccccgcctccccccagCTCCAGAGCCTGCCGGCCAAAGCGCCGCAGGCAGCAACCCCAGCCCCGCCGCGCTCGgcccctctcctccagccccggcccccgctccagcctcagctccagcagcaggcCGTGATGATTACACCCAccttcagctctgctccccagacCAGGATTATCCAACAGCCTGTGATCTATCAGAACGCGGCCACGAGTTTCCAAG ttctCCAGCCTCAGGTGCAGAGCCTGGTGACGTCCTCACAGGTTCAGCCGGTGACCATCCAGCAGCAAGTGCAGACCGTGCAGGCCCAGCGAGTGCTAACGCAGGCAGCCAACGGCACCATCCAGACCTTAACACCAGCCACGGTCCAGACGGTTGCTGCACCACAGGTCCAGCAAGTTCCA GTTCTGGTCCAACCTCAGATCATAAAAACGGACTCCCTTGTCCTGACAACGCTGAAAGCAGATGGTAATCCTGTTATGGCCGCGGTGCAGAACCCAGCGCTGACAGCGCTCACTGCTCCCATTCAGACCACAGCTCTCCAG ACCCTTGTTGGGAGCAATGGGACCATTTTGACCACAATGCCAGTGATGGTGGGACAAGAAAAGGTGCCTATCAAACAGGTCCCTGGGGGTGTCAAGCAACCAGAAGCACCTaaagaaggagagaggagaacaACTCACAACATCATTGAAAAGCGTTACCGGTCGTCCATAAATGACAAGATCATTGAGCTGAAGGACCTTGTCATGGGGACAGATGCCAAG ATGCACAAGTCGGGAGTCCTGAGAAAAGCCATTGATTACATTAAATACCTGCAGCAGGCCAACCATAAACTGAGGCAGGAGAATATGGTTCTGAAGCTGGCTAACCAAAAAAACA AGCTGTTGAAGGGCATTGACCTAAGCAGTCTGGTTGACAACGATGTGGATTTGAAGATAGATGACTTCAACCAGAATGTGCTGCTGAtgtctcctccagcctctgaCTCGGGATCCCAGGCTGGCTTCTCTCCCTATTCCATTGATTCAGAGCCAGGAAGCCCACTCCTTGATGATGCAAAG GTTAAAGATGAGCCTGACTCACCTCCTGTGGCCCTTGGTATGGTGGATCGCTCTCGAATCCTCCTCTGTGCTCTCACGttcctttgcctttccttcAATCCTCTGACATCCCTCCTGGACGCCCGAGGAACCCCAGAGTCCGACAGCCTGGTGCGCCACGGCTCTGGCAGGAACGTGCTGACCATTGAGTCAG ATGCAGGTGGTTGGTTTGGCTGGATGATGCCCACGCTGATCCTGTGGCTCGTGAATGGAGTGATTGTGCTGAGCGTGTTCATAAAGCTGCTTGTGCACGGAGAGCCAGTGACTCGGCTGCACTCGAGGTCATCGGTCACGTTCTGGAGGCACCGCAAGCAAGCGGACCTGGATCTTGCACGG GGGGATTTTGCCGCAGCCGCATCAAACCTGCAGACCTGCCTGTCGGTCCTCGGCCGGGCGCTGCCGGCTTCCCGCCTGGACTTGGCCTGCAGCCTGTCCTGGAACGTGATCCGCTACAGCCTGCAGAAGCTGGCACTGGTGAGATGGCTGCTGAAGAGGACTTCTCACCAGTGGCGGGCGCGGGAGGCCACCGCAGGCTCTGAGGACGAGGCCAAGACCAGCGCTCGGGATGCGGCTTTGGCCTATCACAAACTCCATCAGCTCCACATTACAG GTAAACTTCCCTCCAGCTCGGCTTACTCGGGCTTGCACATGGCCCTGTGTGCTGTGAATCTGGCCGAGTGTGCAGAAGAGAAGATCCCGCCCAGCACTATGGCAGAAATCCACCTGACAGCCGCCGTTGGCTTGAAAACCCGCTGTGGGGGCAAGCTTGGCTTCCTGGCG AGCTACTTTCTAAGCCAGGCCCAAAGCCTGTGCAGCTCGGAGCGGAGTGCCATCCCTGACTCCTTGCGTTGGCTGTGCCACCCCCTGGGACAGAAGTTTTTTGTGGAGCGAAGCTGGACGGTGAAGTCTGCTGCGAAGGAGAGCCTGTACTGCACCCAAAGGAACCCTG CGGATCCCATTGCACAAGTTCATCAGGCGTTTTGTGAGAACCTGCTAGAGCGAGCGGTGGATTCACTTGTGAAGCCTCAGAccagcagagaggcagcagggcaagaggaggaggagcccTG TGAGTTCTCCAGTGCCATGGAGTACCTCAAATTGCTCAACTCTTTCTTGGACTCGATGGGAAGTGgagccccaccatttgccagcAATTCTGTACTCAAGTCTGCCCTGG GCCCCGATGTGGTGTGCAGGTGGTGGTCGGCAGCAGTGGCCATGGCGATCAGCTGGCTCAGAGGGGACGATGCAGCTGTCAGGTCCCATTTTGCGGAAGTGGAGCGCATGCCGAAATCCCTGGAGATGTCAGA gAATGCCCTGGTGAAAGCCACCTTCTACGTGTGTAAAGCCATGCAGACTTCACTGTCTGGAAAGGCAGATGGACAGCAGAGCTCCTTGGGTCACTGTGAGAGAGCCAGCAGTCACTTATGGAACAGCCTCAACATGAGCAGTGGCATCTCCAGCACTGTCCTCAGCAAC ATGATCCAGCTGCTCGCCTGTGACTTGCTGCTCTCTCTCCGCACCAGCCTGTGGCAGAAGCAGGCGAACGCCAGCCAGACGCTGGGTGAGACGTACCACGCCTCGGCCCCCGAGCTGACGGGCTTCCAGCGGGACCTCGGCAGCCTGCGCAAGCTGGCCCACGGCTTCCGGCCCGCCTACCGCAAG GTCTTCCTGCATGAGGCTACGGTGCGCCTGATGGCGGGTGCCAGCCCTACCCGCACCCACCAGCTTCTGGAGCACAGCCTGAGGCGACGCACACCCCAGAGCAGCAAACAAG GTGAGCTGGACACCCTGCCAGGCCAGCGAGAGCGAGCCACAGCCATCCTGTTGGCCTGCCGCCACCTgcccctttccttcctctcctcgcCGGGCCAGCGAGCAGTCCTGCTGGCCGAGGCCGCCCGCACGCTGGAGAAGGTGGGGGACAAGCGCTCCTGTAACGACTGCCAGCAGATGATCGTCAAGCTGAGCGGGGGCACGGCCCTCGCCGCCTCCTAA
- the SHISA8 gene encoding protein shisa-8 has translation MAPRSRGRMEPSYVVGICCLVLLEPGRVWSAEPSTGGPGESGNSSQAPPAETTAPAPTGAAPTGGDRCRGYYDVMGQWDPPFNCNAGIYQYCCGTCGYRFCCQFKPGRLDQSGCSNYDTPNWVNTGQPPARVDETPEDPARDKTNMIVYIICGVVAVMVLVGIFTKLGLEKAQGPQTEMTVSRTLTDLLKQPGHGPSEHMDGLMGAVQVPLAEGLARGPPRNSTDKPPLNNAVPIAPPLGRPHGHCKRLPLATSLALPAPAYTTYATLKAGESASEDFYRRFGGPEVPFPPTEAPALPEGCPAATGPRLPGGTAFPGGWEAGPLRGPRRPPGLLYGQPPRHLATNSKTEVTV, from the exons ATGGCCCCCAGGAGCCGCGGGCGGATGGAGCCGAGCTACGTCGTGGGTATctgctgcctggtgctgctggagccgGGCCGGGTGTGGAGCGCGGAGCCCAGCACCGGGGGACCGGGGGAGAGCGGGAACAGCAGCCAGGCACCGCCGGCGGAGACCACGGCTCCCGCGCCCACCGGGGCGGCACCGACGGGGGGAGACCGCTGCCGGGGTTACTACGACGTGATGGGGCAGTGGGACCCGCCGTTCAACTGCAACGCCGGCATCTACCAATACTGCTGCGGGACCTGCGGGTACCGCTTCTGCTGCCAGTTCAAGCCCGGGCGGCTGGACCAGAGCGGCTGCTCCAACTACGACACCCCCAACTGGGTGAACACGGGGCAGCCTCCCGCCCGGGTGGACGAGACCCCCGAGGACCCCGCTCGCGACAAGACCAACATGATCGTCTACATCATCTGCGGCGTGGTGGCCGTCATGGTGCTGGTGGGCATCTTCACCAAGCTGGGCCTGGAGAAGGCGCAGGGGCCCCAGACGGAGATGACCGTCTCCAG GACACTGACGGACCTCCTGAAGCAGCCAGGCCATGGCCCCTCCGAGCATATGGATGGTCTCATGGGGGCTGTGCAGGTCCCCCTGGCCGAGGGCCTGGCCCGGGGACCCCCAAGGAACAGCACAG ACAAGCCACCCCTGAACAACGCGGTGCCCATCGCTCCCCCGCTCGGGCGGCCCCATGGCCACTGCAAGcgcctgccactggccaccagcCTGGCCCTCCCGGCCCCTGCCTACACCACCTATGCCACCCTCAAAGCTGGAG AGAGTGCCTCCGAGGACTTCTACAGGCGCTTTGGGGGGCCAGAGGTGCCCTTCCCGCCCACCGAGGCCCCAGCCCTGCCGGAGGGCTGCCCAGCGGCCACAGGCCCGCGGCTGCCAGGGGGCACGGCCTTCCCTGGGGGCTGGGAGGCCGGCCCCCTCCGCGGCCCCCGCCGGCCCCCTGGGCTGCTCTACGGGCAGCCCCCCCGGCACCTCGCCACCAACAGCAAGACCGAGGTCACCGTCTGA